The DNA sequence aacgcagaggccggaatgcagatTTGATGAATGATCTCCTTTAATTGTGGATGGTCAAGAACAGGCAAAtagagctgaacagaactagcagacgAAACTAAACGAATGATCCAAGGaagactcaactcaaaaccagaccttaaatacagactaaactaatcaagggatggggaacaggtgacgagacacaagggcaggctgggagtgattggctgaggaaacacaggaagcagagcagggctaacgagggtgaagcagggcaggtgaggaggagcacatgaacacacaagggaaacacaataacaaaactaaaacccagaaaacacaatattctaaatacaacccacaccaacctgtccaagaaccaccatgaacctaaactaaagtacacaacacaccaggctaaacaacaaaaggcagtccaaacccaccacccaaatataacaagaaaacccatatgaccagaaggactaaacagaagtgcaaaccaggagaccccaaagaacacaagaacataaaaagaccaaaaaacacacaaagtccaggcaggttGTGACAAGATCGAGATGGCTCTGTGGTCTCTAAGCTAGTTAGCCATGCTAACAATACCAGTTTGTTGTAGCTGTGTGGATCAGTTTCTTACTGCAGGTTTATGTAAACACATCTGAtgtgtcaaaacacaaaaacacaaaacacacaatcttCAAGATCAACACTGTAAGTTACActtgttttttatcatttctctgtttccatcaggatccatcagcagagaccagattctcctgaacccagctgtgtgtccatgaagagtgaccggtCTATGGGTCCACGTGTTACCTTCAAACATGGACATCAGTCTGCTGATCAGAGGtcagactgtaaaatgtttgtgtctgttattaTCCAACTCTCATAAGAAGACATATCATTGATGTAAAAATTAATTCTTGACCTTAGTGACTAAtactgtttttacacacaagGTCCTcataactacaaacacacacactcctcctacagacactttcctaaaaaacacaaactttatctgtataacattttttaaaacagaggTACAAAGTCTTTACAGAGACAAATGATCAGAGGTAAGACAGAACAGCTGAGTGTTTTACGTGGATCCACTGTGATAGAACACAACACCTTTAACActgatgtcattatttattctgAGACTTCATCTTTTCTTCACAGAGTTCATCAGCAGAGCTCAGAGGTTCTCAGTGGTCAGTCTgtccagcagcatcaaacacacctggactccatatttatggtgtgtaaatgtaaagcaCAGCTACTACTGCTAACTACAACAGCCACAGACTACATACTAAACTACCATTCTTGTCCTAACAGTCTCCATGCTCTACTCTTTAGACCAGcaggttttcagtctgtcacagATGGTCTGATGTTGACTTCTACCagtcaaatttacattttattctgttccagctgctggaggagaacatcaTCAGTTTTGTGAAGAACgagctgaagaagatgcagaaggtTGTGAGTccagattacccagaatgcttagagagtcagagtgaggatgaggatgtgttggagaatgaggaggaaaagcagaggaggagcagcagaatggcatttctgaagatcacactgtacttcctgaggagaatgaagcaggatGAGCTGGCTGACCGCCTGCTGAGCAGTAAGAAATTTTTAACAGATTGAACATGacagagaggaaatggaggCAACATAAGAGAGGTTTATATTTCAAACTCTGCTGTTAATATGATGCACACATCTGCATCACATCTATGAATTCTGAGTTTGTCGACAACTGACTAACTGAATAGATTTCATAGTGcaggaaaatataaacatctgcAGTTTAATGTTTACATTCTGCCAATTTAATGTAGAATAATCtgattgatttaatttgttgtttgttcattcaGAAATAGTCAAAGCTGCAGAGTGTCAACGtaaactcaagtctaacctgaaggagaagttccagtgtgtgtttgaggggattgctaaagcTGAAAAACCCAACCCTTCTaaatcagatctacacagagctctacatcacagagggagagactgcagaggtcaatgatgaacatgaggtcacacagattgaaacagcatccaggaaaccagacagaccagaaacaacaatcaAACAAGaggacatctttaaagcctcacctggaagagatgaaccaatcagaacagtgatgacaaagggagtggctggcattgggaaaacagtcttaacacagaagttcactctggactgggctgaagacaaagccaacaaggacatacagttcacatttccattcactttcagagcactgaatgtgctgaaagagaaaaagtacagcttggtggaacttgttcatcacttctttcctgaaaccaaagaagcaggaatctgcagcTTTGAAGAGTTCCaagttgtgttcatctttgacggtctggatgagtgtcgacttcctctggacttccacaacaatgagatcctgactgtTGTTACAGAGcccacctcagtggatgtgctgctgacaaaccttATCAGGGGGaagctgcttccctctgctcgcctgtggataaccacacgacctgcagcagccaatcagattccTCCTGAGTGTGTCggcatggtgacagaggtcagagggttcactgacccacagaaggaggagtacttcaggaagagattcagagatgagaAGCAGGCCAGCacaatcatctcccacatcaaggCATCAagaagcctccacatcatgtgtcacatcccagtcttctgctggatcactgctacagttctagaggatgtgttgaaaagcataaagggaggagagctgcccaaaaccctgactgagatgtacatccacttcctggtggtttAGCTGAAACTGAAGAAtgtcaagtatgatggaggagctgagacagatccacactggaatCAAGAGAGCAAGAAGATGATTGCGTCTCtaggaaaactggcttttgagcagctgcagaaaggcaacctgatcttctatgaatcagacctgacagagtgtggcatcaatatcagagcagcctctgtgtgctcaggagtgtttacacagatctttaaagaggagagagggctgtaccaggacaaggtgttctgctttgtccatctgagtgttcaggagtttctggctgctcttcatgtccatctgacattcatcaactctggagtcaatctgctggcagaagaagaaacaacatcCCAGTTGTCTGAAGTTTTGAAAGACGACCCTAAACTAAAAAATCTCTACCAGAGTGCTGTGAACAAGGCCTTACAGAGTCCAAAcggacacctggacttgttcctccgcttcctcctgggtctttcattgcagaccaatcagactctcctacAAGACCTGCTGACACATACAGGAGgtagctcacagaccaatcagaaaacagtcgagtacatcaagaagaagatcagtgagGATCTATCTCaagagagaagcatcaatctgttccactgtctgaatgaactgaatgatcattctctagtggaggagatccaacgGTACCTGAGATCAGGGagtctctccacagataaactgtctcctgctcagtggtcagctctggtcttcatcttactgtcatcagaaaaagatctggacatgtttgacctgaagaaatactctgcttcagaggaggttcttctgaggctgctgccagtggccaaagcttcaaataaagctctgtaagtGGATGAATtcatatgaatgaataatgtcaaatatatttaatttcataaatGACAAAAGTACTAATCATTAATTCTTCTTCAGGCTGAGTGGCTGTAACCTCTCAAaaagaagctgtgcagctctgtcctcagttctcagctcccagtcctgtAGTCTGACAGAGCTTGACCTGAGTAACAATGACCTGCATAATTCAGGAGTGAAgttgctgtctgctggactggagagtccacattgtacactggaaactctcaggtcaggattcaGATGTTTGTGAAGTGAGACATTGGTTTTACAGAGTCATTTCCCATGAGCAATGTTCAGTTTCATCTTAAAGTAATTCTCTTAAATTTTTAATAACACATTAGGACAGTGTGTAACAAAACACACGTCATAAGTTAAGGCtgacttaaaaaacaaacattcacagacacacatatagtTGCTAATCGTTAGCCAGAGAAAAAcgaaaaaaatgaattaataaaaacacgAGTACTAATCACATTAGATATTCAGAGcaatattttcaaatgtgtaCATTTCTTCTCCAGGCTGACTaactgtaacctctcagagagaagctgtgcagctctgtcttcagttctcagctcccagtcctctagttTGACAGAGCTGGAGTTGAATAACAACAACCTGGgtgattcaggagtgaagctgctgtctgctggactggagagtccacactgtactctggaaactctcaggtaaGGATTCAGATGTTTTAGTGAAAATGATCAACATCTGTAGGATTTTAATGCTAACATGATTTTCTAAAACACTGagttaactttattttctgaattCCAGTCTGTCAGGCTGCCTGATCACAGGggaaggctgtgcttctttggtctcagctctgagctccaacccctcccatctgagagagcttgacctgagctacaatcatccaggaaaGTCAGGAGAAAAActtctgtctgctggactgagggatccacactggagactgtacactctcaggtatggagaGATGAGTTGCAGCCTGTTTCTGTGTCACTCAACAAATTAACAAACTGCTTCATGTTGAACAGCAGTTAGGACTCATGTTGGATAGAAATGTTGGATCATTCTGACTGTGTTTCTTCCTCCAGGGTGGACCATGGTGGAGAGCAGTGGTTAAAACCTGGTCTGTTGAAGTGTAAGTGTggatttaatttgattcatgACAACTTAACAGCAAACGTCAGTTTCTCTTTAAATACAAGGTTGGACCttgtggtatttattcagtAAAACACTACTGATAAAATGTGTCATCATTAAACtttataaaaaatgaacaacagATCAGAACTCATACAAAGAATAAATCCATCTGGTGTGTCAGATGATAAACTGCTGCTTTGTTGttccttcttctcttcatcagaTTTCTATGAACTCAcagtggacacaaacacagtacaCAGGGAGCTCAAACTGTCTCACAAAATCAGAAGGGTGACACGTGTGAGAGAGACTCAGTCATATCCtaatcatccagacagatttgacttctgccctcagctgctgtgtagaaatggtctgactggtcgctgttactgggaggtcaAGTGGAGAGGAGGCGTTAATATATCAGTGACTTACAGACGAATCATGAGGAAAGGAGACCGTTATGACTGTGTGTTTGGAAggaatgatcagtcctggagtctcaactgctctgatgatgatggttaCTCTGTATGTCacaataaaagagaaacatccatccctttctcttcctctgtctctcacagagtagcagtgtatgtggactgtcctgctggcactctgtccttctacagagtctcctctaaCACATTGACCAACCTCCATACATTCcacaccacattcactcagcctctatATGCTGGGTTTGGGTTCTGGTCTCTtggttcctcagtgtctctgtgtcgTCTGTCTgaggaagagtctcctcctgtgtagacaaacAGTCACACTGCTGACTGAAGACAGCTGCTGAAATCACTGTTCACTCTGTTCACCAGTGAACAACAGAAACTGGAAGTGACAGCAGCttcctgtgtttaaatgttgatgGTGGACGAGGTTTCACTCTGGTTTCATTTGGATCACTGACTGTGCTTTAATGTCAGAATATTGTTTCTATTAGAAGTAGTGAAATGATCTCCTCTGGGCtgaatttatgtgtaaaaactgtGTTGACTCTGATTGACTTCAGTAAAGTTTTCTTGGAGCAGCATCTAGTAGCTGTTAGTGGCTGTTAGTTATTCCATTTTATCAGGATCTTAAAGTGAagtttttcctgaaaatgtcCAGCAGACATCCCAGTCTGTTTGACATCAGCTCAGTTTGTATTAAATCATTAACATTAACGTATGTTTCTATCTGATGTAATGTGTCtgacatgtatgtatataaaaacatgtatgGGTTCCTTTCCTTTAGTTTTTCTTGCCTCTGCAGctgatgtaaatattgtaaGCTCATGTTTGCTGGGCAGTTTTGGCTGTTTTacacttgaataaaaatattactTCACTATTCAGAGAACATCACTTGTTTTTCATGGTCATTGCTTTTTCAACTTTGCTGTAATCGATGTGTAATGTTAAACTACTTCTACTACACTACTTGTGTATTTCTAATTAGGACATTTATGACAGAATGAATTCTGGGAATTCCAGGCGGGAATTCACAATCTCACAGAGAAACAGCAACAttcctcttcctttctcctccaccttctcctcctctcgtCATCCTCTCTCCTGCCTcccccttctccttctcctcctcttcctcctcagcttCTTACTCATCTCTTACTCTCTCCTACTCTTCctccaactcctcctcctcttctttgtcctcctcttatctccccctcctctcagcAGCTGGTGATCACAAAGTGTGTAAATAGTAAACACACCTCTGCTCTCTGTAATGCAgata is a window from the Thunnus thynnus chromosome 18, fThuThy2.1, whole genome shotgun sequence genome containing:
- the LOC137169853 gene encoding LOW QUALITY PROTEIN: NLR family CARD domain-containing protein 3-like (The sequence of the model RefSeq protein was modified relative to this genomic sequence to represent the inferred CDS: substituted 1 base at 1 genomic stop codon) produces the protein MIREFISRAQRFSVLLEENIISFVKNELKKMQKVVSPDYPECLESQSEDEDVLENEEEKQRRSSRMAFLKITLRSSSVCLRGLLKLKNPTLLNQIYTELYITEGETAEVNDEHEVTQIETASRKPDRPETTIKQEDIFKASPGRDEPIRTVMTKGVAGIGKTVLTQKFTLDWAEDKANKDIQFTFPFTFRALNVLKEKKYSLVELVHHFFPETKEAGICSFEEFQVVFIFDGLDECRLPLDFHNNEILTVVTEPTSVDVLLTNLIRGKLLPSARLWITTRPAAANQIPPECVGMVTEVRGFTDPQKEEYFRKRFRDEKQASTIISHIKASRSLHIMCHIPVFCWITATVLEDVLKSIKGGELPKTLTEMYIHFLVVXLKLKNVKYDGGAETDPHWNQESKKMIASLGKLAFEQLQKGNLIFYESDLTECGINIRAASVCSGVFTQIFKEERGLYQDKVFCFVHLSVQEFLAALHVHLTFINSGVNLLAEEETTSQLSEVLKDDPKLKNLYQSAVNKALQSPNGHLDLFLRFLLGLSLQTNQTLLQDLLTHTGGSSQTNQKTVEYIKKKISEDLSQERSINLFHCLNELNDHSLVEEIQRYLRSGSLSTDKLSPAQWSALVFILLSSEKDLDMFDLKKYSASEEVLLRLLPVAKASNKALLSGCNLSKRSCAALSSVLSSQSCSLTELDLSNNDLHNSGVKLLSAGLESPHCTLETLRLTNCNLSERSCAALSSVLSSQSSSLTELELNNNNLGDSGVKLLSAGLESPHCTLETLSLSGCLITGEGCASLVSALSSNPSHLRELDLSYNHPGKSGEKLLSAGLRDPHWRLYTLRVDHGGEQWLKPGLLKYFYELTVDTNTVHRELKLSHKIRRVTRVRETQSYPNHPDRFDFCPQLLCRNGLTGRCYWEVKWRGGVNISVTYRRIMRKGDRYDCVFGRNDQSWSLNCSDDDGYSVCHNKRETSIPFSSSVSHRVAVYVDCPAGTLSFYRVSSNTLTNLHTFHTTFTQPLYAGFGFWSLGSSVSLCRLSEEESPPV